Proteins from one Rosa chinensis cultivar Old Blush chromosome 7, RchiOBHm-V2, whole genome shotgun sequence genomic window:
- the LOC112175454 gene encoding receptor-like protein EIX2, translating to MSGRRIHSVLVGLLCLVIASTICCSSSVGTSSILCLESERHVLLRFKQGLVDESNALASWKSEKDCCKWRGIACNNQTGHVITLNLCIFCDDYMYAATPLIGEIDPSLLELRHLNHLDLSFNDFGGMIPKFIGSLSQLKELKLAQANFSGSVPPQLGNLSNLHTLDLSWNEFLSSENIEWLSHLSSLRYLNMSGVDLSKVVNWPQSLSKLTSLIELQLSWCHLPDVNLRSLSFINSSTSLQVLDLSQNSLINSSIFHWIANVSNNFVHIQLSDNDLQGPIPAHVFTSMVSLGSLDLSGNLLEGGMTKAFQNLCSLESLVLASNQFSENIQDSLETLSCAEDTLESLDLSGNWFWGSFPELTGFSKLRELRLHDNTLNGSIPESVGQLSCLEHLDLFGNSLNAVITEAHLLNLSSFKHLDVSNNTALSINLSSDWNPPFQLDTLGMSSCKVGPAFPKWIQTQRNLTRLSLDNASISDSLPSNFWDLFSDLEELDLSRNKIRGKLPDLPSFPPGLITLYLSNNMFSGSLSSLCATQAPQLNFLDLSENLLSGELPNCWMSFQLLDILYLGKNKLSGKLPSSLGNLEAISVLGLHSNNFSGELPSLKNCTRLTILDLGNNNLSGKIPSWINQNLKYLRALRLRSNMFNGIIPFSMCGLTTIHVLDLSQNNISGALPYCFNNILALADDATYDIMNVELVWKGIEIEFGENLQFLRSIDISSNYLVGEIPQSITSMSKLNSLNLSRNNLTGKVPENFGNLKKLESLDLSRNQISGRIPTSFSSLNFLEVLDVSHNHLSGEIPLGTQLQTFNASAYMGNLGLCGPPLTPNCSGDGTTQVDDNKEHDNDGLINLGFFISTVLGFITGFWVVCGSLVLKSSWRYAYFKFLDDSRDWVYVKAVVYKAKMQERLRR from the coding sequence ATGAGTGGTAGGCGTATACATTCTGTTTTGGTTGGGCTTCTATGCCTGGTCATTGCCTCTACTATTTGTTGTTCTAGTAGTGTTGGAACCTCCAGCATTCTGTGCTTGGAGAGTGAAAGACATGTTCTTCTCCGGTTTAAACAAGGCCTTGTGGATGAGTCCAATGCGCTTGCTTCTTGGAAAAGTGAGAAAGATTGCTGCAAGTGGAGAGGAATCGCATGCAACAACCAAACAGGTCATGTCATCACTCTAAATCTCTGTATTTTTTGTGATGATTACATGTATGCTGCAACTCCTTTAATTGGTGAAATTGATCCTTCACTACTTGAATTACGACATCTAAATCACTTGGACCTCAGTTTCAATGATTTTGGAGGAATGATTCCCAAGTTCATTGGCTCTTTGAGTCAATTGAAAGAACTCAAACTTGCACAAGCTAATTTCAGCGGATCTGTTCCACCCCAACTTGGAAACCTCTCTAATTTGCACACTCTTGATCTTTCCTGGAACGAATTTCTTAGTTCTGAAAATATTGAGTGGTtatctcatctttcttccttgaGATACCTGAACATGTCAGGTGTAGATTTGTCAAAGGTTGTGAATTGGCCACAATCTTTAAGCAAGCTCACTTCACTGATAGAGCTTCAGTTATCTTGGTGCCATCTTCCTGATGTCAATCTAAGATCACTTTCCTTTATTAattcttccacctctcttcaAGTCCTTGACCTCTCTCAGAACTCTCTTATTAATTCTTCAATATTTCATTGGATAGCCAATGTCAGCAACAACTTTGTTCATATTCAATTATCAGATAATGATTTACAAGGTCCCATACCAGCTCATGTTTTCACAAGCATGGTTTCTCTAGGCTCTCTAGATCTCTCTGGTAACTTACTTGAAGGTGGGATGACAAAGGCCTTTCAAAACTTATGCAGCTTAGAATCGTTGGTTTTAGCTTCAAACCAATTCTCTGAAAACATTCAGGACTCTTTAGAAACCTTGTCCTGTGCTGAGGACACACTTGAGAGCTTGGACTTGAGTGGTAACTGGTTTTGGGGTTCATTTCCAGAATTGACAGGTTTTTCAAAGCTGAGAGAGTTACGTCTCCATGATAATACTCTAAACGGGTCAATACCCGAGAGTGTCGGGCAACTTTCTTGCCTTGAACATTTGGATCTTTTTGGGAATTCTTTGAATGCTGTCATAACAGAAGCCCACCTTTTGAACCTCTCTAGTTTTAAGCATTTGGATGTTTCTAATAATACAGCGTTGTCTATCAACCTGAGCTCAGATTGGAATCCACCATTTCAACTTGATACGTTAGGCATGTCCTCTTGCAAGGTGGGACCAGCATTTCCAAAATGGATTCAAACGCAGAGAAATCTTACTCGGCTTTCTTTGGATAATGCTAGTATATCAGATTCCTTACCTAGTAATTTTTGGGATCTATTTTCTGACTTAGAGGAATTAGATCTCTCTAGGAATAAAATTCGTGGAAAACTGCCGGATCTGCCATCATTTCCTCCAGGGCTCATCACTTTGTATCTCTCGAATAACATGTTTTCAGGATCCTTGTCTTCCTTATGTGCAACACAGGCTCCACAGTTGAATTTTCTCGACCTTTCTGAGAACCTACTGTCAGGGGAGCTTCCTAATTGTTGGATGTCATTTCAACTATTAGACATATTGTATTTGGGAAAGAATAAATTATCTGGGAAATTACCAAGCTCATTAGGGAATTTAGAGGCAATTAGCGTATTGGGTTTACATAGTAACAACTTTTCAGGAGAATTGCCTTCTTTAAAGAACTGTACAAGATTAACCATTCTTGACCTTGGGAACAATAACCTGTCTGGAAAGATACCATCATGGataaaccaaaacctaaaatatTTGAGAGCTCTTCGCCTAAGGTCCAATATGTTCAATGGAATCATACCCTTTTCCATGTGCGGTCTAACCACCATTCATGTCTTGGACCTCTCTCAGAATAATATATCAGGCGCCTTGCCATATTGCTTTAATAACATATTAGCTTTGGCTGATGATGCTACGTATGATATTATGAATGTAGAATTGGTGTGGAAAGGGATAGAGATTGAGTTTGGGGAAAATCTTCAGTTTCTGAGAAGCATTGACATTTCAAGCAATTATTTGGTTGGGGAAATTCCACAAAGCATAACAAGTATGTCAAAGTTGAATTCTCTGAACCTGTCAAGAAACAATTTGACAGGAAAGGTTCCTGAAAACTTTGGGAATTTGAAGAAGTTAGAGTCTCTCGATTTGTCAAGAAACCAGATATCTGGTAGAATTCCTACAAGTTTTTCGAGCTTAAATTTTCTTGAAGTCTTGGACGTATCACACAACCACTTGTCCGGAGAAATTCCACTAGGCACCCAACTTCAAACTTTTAATGCTTCTGCATATATGGGAAACCTTGGACTTTGTGGACCACCACTGACACCAAATTGTTCAGGAGATGGAACAACTCAAGTTGATGATAACAAAGAACATGATAATGATGGTCTCATAAACTTGGGATTCTTTATCAGTACAGTGCTGGGATTCATCACAGGATTTTGGGTGGTCTGTGGTAGTTTAGTGCTAAAGAGTTCTTGGAGATACGCCTATTTCAAATTCCTGGATGATTCAAGAGATTGGGTTTATGTCAAAGCCGTTGTCTACAAGGCCAAAATGCAGGAGAGACTTCGAAGATAA